From a region of the Streptomyces sp. NBC_01454 genome:
- a CDS encoding biotin-dependent carboxyltransferase family protein, with protein MTDRAFSVVRAGALTTVQDLGRPGHAHLGVPRAGALDAPAHRLANRLAGNPGSAATLETTLTGCAVRVRTATTVAVTGAPCPVTVDGRPAPWGAPVRVPAGAVLDAGPATHGLRSYLAFAGGVDTEPVLGSRAADLLSGLGPDPLTEGAVLPLGAPHGPPATADAVPHPGPVAELLLPFLPGPRDDWFTDAGLRTLVTGRFRVSPAGNRIGLHTEGPALERARAGELPSEGMPLGALQVPPNGLPVLFLHDHPTTGGYPVIGVVPERFLAPAAQAVPGTTVRFLRMR; from the coding sequence TCGTCCGGGCCGGTGCGCTCACCACCGTCCAGGACCTCGGCAGGCCCGGCCATGCCCACCTCGGTGTGCCGCGCGCCGGCGCCCTGGACGCGCCCGCGCACCGCCTGGCCAACCGCCTGGCCGGCAACCCCGGGTCCGCCGCCACCCTGGAGACCACCCTCACGGGCTGTGCCGTACGGGTCCGCACGGCCACCACCGTCGCGGTCACCGGCGCGCCCTGCCCGGTGACCGTCGACGGCCGCCCCGCCCCCTGGGGCGCCCCGGTACGTGTCCCGGCGGGCGCCGTCCTGGACGCGGGTCCGGCCACCCACGGGCTGCGCTCCTACCTCGCCTTCGCCGGGGGCGTCGACACCGAGCCGGTCCTCGGCAGCCGCGCCGCCGATCTGCTCTCCGGCCTGGGCCCCGACCCGCTCACCGAGGGCGCGGTGCTCCCCCTGGGCGCTCCGCACGGCCCGCCGGCCACCGCGGACGCCGTCCCGCACCCGGGCCCGGTGGCCGAGCTGCTGCTTCCGTTCCTGCCCGGCCCGCGCGACGACTGGTTCACCGACGCCGGTCTGCGCACCCTGGTCACCGGCCGGTTCCGGGTCTCCCCGGCCGGCAACCGCATCGGCCTGCACACCGAGGGCCCGGCCCTGGAGCGCGCCCGGGCCGGCGAACTCCCCAGCGAGGGCATGCCGCTGGGCGCCCTCCAGGTCCCGCCGAACGGTCTGCCGGTCCTCTTCCTCCACGATCACCCGACCACCGGCGGCTACCCGGTCATCGGCGTGGTCCCCGAGCGCTTTCTGGCCCCCGCGGCCCAGGCGGTACCCGGGACAACGGTCCGGTTCCTGCGGATGCGTTAG
- a CDS encoding hydantoinase B/oxoprolinase family protein codes for MTGRWEFWIDRGGTFTDVVGRRPDGRLVTGKLLSHHPERYRDAAVAGIRMMLGLGPDEPVPAERVSVVKMGTTVATNALLERKGEPTVLLTTEGFRDALRIAYQNRPRIFDRHIVLPEALYDRVIEVPERIGAHGELVRPLDADPVRRALIRARADGLRSAAVVLLHGYRHTDHERAVAELARSAGFTQVSCSHEVSPLMKLVPRGDTTVVDAYLSPILGRYVDEIAAELPGIRLMFLQSNGGLRQADHFRGKDAVLSGPAGGVVGMARSAAEAGGHDRVIGFDMGGTSTDVSHYAGEFERVFGNEVAGVRMRAPMMNIHTVAAGGGSVLHFDGRRYRVGPDSAGADPGPACYRRGGPLTVTDAQVVLGRIQPDHFPAVFGPDGDQPLDAGVVRTRFAELAARAAAETGDDRGPEEVAAGFLDIAVLHMANAVKKISVQRGRDITRYVLTSFGGAGGQHACAVADALGIDTVLVPPLAGVLSAYGIGVADATAMREQAVETEFTDPDGLRRLREVCDTLARQTRGELLDDGVPEASITTRARVLIRYAGTDSALGVPLADADTMTADFVRAHRARYAFTMDKPLVAEAVSVEARGTAGGARGYEAGPGGREGELRPAATVRMYTSGRWQDTSLHRRGDLRPGDVLTGPAIIAEQDATTVLDPDWQAAAGEGGHLLLTRTRPRTDRVAAGTEADPVMLEVFNSLFMAIAEQMGVRLENTAHSVNIKERLDFSCALFDADGNLIANAPHIPVHLGSMGESIKEVLGRRGGEMRPGDVYAVNDPYHGGTHLPDVTVVTPVFAQDAPDGPAGTPPDLLFLVASRGHHAEIGGITPGSMPAFSSTIEEEGVLFDNWLLVRDGELREGATRELLTTGRYPSRAPDANLADLRAQIAANEKGIEELRRMTEQFGLDVVRAYMGHVQDNAEESVRRIIARLSDGSCRYETDSGAEIRVALTVDRAARSAVLDFAGTSPQQPGNANAPTSVVMAAVLYVFRTLIADDIPLNSGCLKPVGVRIPEGSMLAPVFPAATVAGNVETSQAVTGALYAALGVQAEGSGTMNNLTFGNDRVQYYETVASGSGAGDGFHGADAVQTHMTNSRLTDPEVLEWRYPVRVDAFTVRSGSGGRGRWHGGCGVERRLRFLEPMTVALLTNHRRVAPYGMAGGAPGALGANSLERACGSREELAGCDAADVGVDDVLVIRTPGGGGYGTPDEG; via the coding sequence ATGACCGGGCGCTGGGAGTTCTGGATCGACCGCGGCGGCACGTTCACGGACGTCGTCGGCAGGCGGCCGGACGGGCGGCTGGTCACGGGCAAGCTCCTCTCGCACCACCCCGAGCGCTACCGGGACGCCGCGGTCGCCGGTATCCGGATGATGCTGGGGCTCGGCCCGGACGAACCGGTGCCCGCCGAGCGGGTCTCCGTCGTCAAGATGGGCACCACCGTCGCCACCAACGCCCTGCTGGAGCGAAAGGGCGAGCCGACCGTCCTGCTGACCACCGAAGGCTTCCGGGACGCCCTGCGGATCGCCTACCAGAACCGCCCGCGGATCTTCGACCGGCACATCGTGCTGCCCGAGGCGCTCTACGACCGGGTGATCGAGGTACCGGAGCGGATCGGCGCCCATGGCGAGCTGGTCCGGCCGCTGGACGCCGATCCCGTCCGCCGGGCGCTGATCCGGGCCCGCGCGGACGGCCTGCGCAGCGCCGCCGTCGTGCTGCTGCACGGCTACCGCCACACCGACCACGAGCGGGCCGTCGCCGAACTGGCCAGGAGCGCGGGGTTCACGCAGGTCAGCTGCTCGCACGAGGTCAGTCCGCTGATGAAGCTGGTGCCACGCGGGGACACCACCGTCGTCGATGCCTACCTCTCCCCGATCCTGGGCCGGTACGTCGACGAGATCGCCGCCGAACTCCCCGGAATCCGGCTGATGTTCCTGCAGTCCAACGGCGGGCTGCGGCAGGCCGATCACTTCCGCGGCAAGGACGCGGTGCTGTCCGGACCGGCCGGCGGTGTCGTCGGCATGGCCCGCAGCGCCGCCGAGGCCGGCGGGCACGACCGGGTGATCGGCTTCGACATGGGCGGCACTTCCACCGACGTGTCTCACTACGCGGGCGAGTTCGAGCGGGTCTTCGGCAACGAGGTCGCGGGCGTGCGGATGCGCGCCCCGATGATGAACATCCACACCGTCGCGGCCGGCGGCGGCTCCGTCCTCCACTTCGACGGCCGTCGCTACCGCGTCGGTCCCGACTCCGCCGGCGCGGACCCGGGGCCGGCCTGCTACCGACGGGGCGGACCGCTCACCGTCACCGACGCCCAGGTGGTGCTCGGGCGCATCCAGCCCGACCACTTCCCGGCGGTGTTCGGACCGGACGGCGACCAGCCGCTGGACGCCGGGGTGGTCCGCACGCGCTTCGCCGAACTCGCCGCGCGGGCCGCCGCCGAGACCGGCGACGACCGGGGCCCGGAGGAGGTCGCGGCCGGTTTCCTCGACATCGCCGTGCTCCACATGGCCAACGCCGTCAAGAAGATCTCCGTCCAGCGCGGCCGTGACATCACCCGCTACGTCCTCACCAGCTTCGGCGGCGCCGGCGGCCAGCACGCCTGCGCGGTCGCCGACGCGCTGGGCATCGACACGGTGCTGGTCCCCCCGCTGGCCGGGGTGCTCTCCGCGTACGGCATCGGTGTCGCCGACGCCACCGCGATGCGCGAACAGGCCGTCGAGACGGAGTTCACGGACCCCGACGGGCTGCGCCGCCTGCGCGAGGTCTGTGACACGCTCGCCCGGCAGACCCGGGGCGAACTCCTCGACGACGGGGTCCCGGAGGCGTCAATCACCACGCGGGCCCGGGTGCTGATCCGCTACGCCGGGACCGACTCGGCCCTCGGCGTCCCGCTGGCCGACGCCGACACCATGACCGCGGACTTCGTCCGGGCGCACCGCGCGCGCTACGCCTTCACCATGGACAAGCCGCTGGTGGCCGAGGCGGTCTCGGTCGAGGCGCGCGGCACGGCCGGCGGCGCACGGGGGTACGAGGCCGGACCCGGCGGCCGGGAAGGGGAGTTGCGGCCCGCCGCGACGGTCCGGATGTACACGTCCGGACGGTGGCAGGACACCAGCCTCCACCGGCGTGGCGACCTGCGCCCGGGCGATGTCCTCACCGGCCCGGCGATCATCGCCGAGCAGGACGCGACCACGGTCCTGGACCCCGACTGGCAGGCCGCGGCGGGCGAGGGCGGCCACCTCCTGCTGACCCGGACCCGGCCGCGTACCGACCGGGTCGCGGCCGGCACGGAGGCTGATCCGGTGATGCTGGAGGTCTTCAACAGCCTCTTCATGGCCATCGCCGAGCAGATGGGCGTCCGCCTGGAGAACACCGCTCACTCCGTCAACATCAAGGAGCGGCTCGACTTCTCCTGCGCCCTCTTCGACGCCGACGGCAATCTGATCGCCAACGCTCCGCACATTCCGGTGCATCTGGGCTCGATGGGGGAGTCCATCAAGGAGGTGCTCGGACGGCGCGGCGGGGAGATGCGGCCGGGCGATGTGTACGCGGTCAACGACCCGTACCACGGGGGCACCCACCTCCCGGACGTCACCGTCGTCACCCCCGTGTTCGCGCAGGACGCCCCGGACGGCCCCGCCGGCACCCCTCCCGACCTGCTCTTCCTGGTGGCCTCTCGCGGCCATCACGCCGAGATCGGCGGCATCACCCCCGGCTCGATGCCCGCCTTCAGCAGCACGATCGAGGAGGAGGGCGTCCTCTTCGACAACTGGCTGCTGGTCCGCGACGGCGAACTGCGCGAAGGCGCCACCCGCGAGCTGCTCACCACCGGCCGCTACCCCTCCCGCGCCCCGGACGCCAACCTCGCCGATCTGCGCGCCCAGATCGCCGCCAACGAGAAGGGCATCGAGGAACTGCGCCGCATGACCGAGCAGTTCGGGCTCGACGTCGTCCGGGCCTACATGGGGCACGTCCAGGACAACGCCGAGGAATCGGTGCGGCGGATCATCGCGCGGCTGTCGGACGGCAGCTGCCGCTACGAGACCGACAGCGGGGCCGAGATCCGTGTCGCGCTCACCGTCGATCGCGCCGCCCGCAGCGCCGTGCTCGACTTCGCCGGCACCTCACCCCAGCAGCCCGGCAACGCCAACGCGCCCACCTCGGTGGTGATGGCGGCCGTGCTCTACGTCTTCCGCACCCTGATCGCCGACGACATCCCGCTCAACAGCGGCTGCCTCAAGCCCGTAGGGGTGCGCATCCCGGAGGGCTCGATGCTCGCCCCCGTCTTCCCGGCGGCCACCGTCGCGGGAAATGTGGAGACCTCCCAGGCGGTCACGGGCGCCCTCTACGCCGCGCTCGGCGTCCAGGCCGAGGGCTCGGGCACCATGAACAACCTCACCTTCGGCAATGACCGGGTGCAGTATTACGAGACCGTCGCCAGCGGATCGGGCGCGGGCGACGGCTTCCACGGCGCGGACGCCGTCCAGACCCATATGACCAACTCCCGGCTGACCGACCCCGAGGTGCTGGAATGGCGCTACCCGGTCCGGGTCGACGCCTTCACCGTCCGCTCCGGCAGCGGCGGCCGGGGCCGCTGGCACGGCGGTTGCGGCGTCGAACGCCGGCTGCGCTTCCTGGAGCCGATGACCGTCGCGCTGCTGACCAATCACCGCCGGGTCGCCCCGTACGGCATGGCGGGCGGCGCCCCGGGGGCGCTGGGCGCCAACTCCCTGGAGCGGGCGTGCGGTTCGCGCGAGGAGCTGGCGGGCTGTGACGCGGCGGACGTCGGCGTGGACGACGTGCTGGTGATCCGCACGCCGGGCGGCGGCGGGTACGGGACGCCGGACGAGGGCTGA